A genomic segment from Paenibacillus sp. FSL K6-1096 encodes:
- a CDS encoding HAD family hydrolase produces the protein MKDGLQHILFDLDGTLTDPKEGITKSVEYALNQFSIEVEHPDLLTPYIGPPLFDSFVEIQGFTPEAAAQAVEYYRERYRTLGMFENQVIPGIPALLESLRDKGFTLYVATSKPIVFAEQILRHYELDGYFTYAAGSNLDGTRSKKREVIQHVLDECNVPAAQALMIGDREHDIIGAKACVVASMGVLFGYGSEEELSAAGADTIAHTVEEVGDIIVRLQQNELNR, from the coding sequence ATGAAGGACGGCTTGCAGCATATTTTGTTTGATCTCGACGGCACATTAACTGACCCTAAGGAAGGCATTACCAAAAGCGTAGAGTATGCGCTTAACCAATTCAGCATTGAGGTGGAGCATCCTGACCTGCTGACACCGTACATAGGCCCGCCGCTATTCGATTCATTCGTAGAGATTCAGGGCTTCACTCCGGAGGCTGCGGCGCAAGCTGTGGAATACTACCGGGAGCGTTACCGGACGCTGGGGATGTTCGAGAACCAGGTCATTCCCGGCATTCCGGCGCTGCTGGAGAGCTTGAGGGACAAGGGATTTACTCTGTACGTGGCGACCTCCAAGCCGATCGTATTTGCCGAGCAGATCCTCCGCCATTATGAGCTGGACGGCTACTTCACCTATGCGGCGGGCAGTAATCTGGACGGCACACGCTCGAAGAAGCGCGAGGTGATTCAGCATGTGCTGGACGAGTGTAATGTACCTGCTGCACAAGCGCTGATGATCGGGGACCGGGAGCATGACATTATCGGGGCAAAAGCCTGCGTCGTAGCCTCCATGGGAGTCCTGTTCGGCTATGGCTCAGAGGAGGAGCTGTCGGCTGCCGGAGCAGACACTATTGCGCATACGGTGGAGGAAGTGGGGGATATCATCGTGCGGTTGCAGCAGAATGAGCTGAACAGGTAA
- a CDS encoding glycoside hydrolase family 64 protein yields MSKKWLMTMLAFVLLLSCLPLFNSKAAAADYTHGVDLSGTSATIWFKSSVNTSWTDVHYKVNSGTQLNYRMTYNNSKARYEQVVTGISSGTTLSYSFTYNNGTPAYDTGWFNYTAGTAPTTAPTTPPSGSTGSIYSIAASSIPTPPSGSVSVKVMNGTNGAYSDSQIYWGVLGINPANGKWSYLDLNGNLIPISNALNDASGHLTKSGVNYANIYHTINQASWVTLPKITSGRMFLSVGTPLYIKTYDDGFAGPDIDNPTDPNRNLYFDFVEFTVDATGYHGNTTRVDAFGFPIQHRLVALSGGYDKTVGELESETRAGLFTKYQNEVPSAFKSLATDQAPYRIIAPVHGSFKAGGANANYFAGYSSYSTQDILRNDGSLIDAATSAAINRHVYTLSNWNNVADYYKAAPANFYAKFWHDHSISGLAYGFPYDDVNGQAAYLEVGNPKGLIIRVGW; encoded by the coding sequence ATGTCCAAAAAATGGCTAATGACCATGCTCGCCTTCGTGCTTCTGCTCTCCTGCCTGCCCTTATTCAATTCCAAAGCAGCAGCAGCCGACTATACTCATGGGGTAGACCTGTCGGGCACCTCAGCCACCATCTGGTTCAAATCCTCGGTCAACACCAGTTGGACGGATGTCCATTACAAGGTCAATTCGGGAACCCAGCTTAACTACCGGATGACGTATAACAACAGCAAAGCGCGTTATGAACAGGTGGTTACAGGAATTTCAAGCGGCACAACCCTCTCTTACTCCTTCACCTATAACAACGGTACTCCGGCCTATGACACGGGATGGTTCAACTATACGGCGGGAACTGCCCCTACAACGGCACCGACTACTCCGCCTTCCGGCTCAACAGGCTCCATCTATTCCATCGCGGCCTCTTCGATCCCGACACCGCCTTCCGGCTCCGTCTCCGTTAAGGTCATGAACGGAACGAACGGCGCTTATTCCGACTCTCAGATCTACTGGGGCGTCCTCGGTATTAACCCTGCTAACGGCAAATGGAGTTATCTGGACCTGAATGGCAATCTGATTCCGATCTCGAATGCGCTGAATGACGCCTCCGGCCATTTGACCAAGAGCGGTGTCAATTATGCCAATATCTATCACACCATTAATCAGGCTTCCTGGGTCACGCTGCCCAAAATCACCTCCGGCCGCATGTTCCTCAGTGTAGGCACTCCGCTGTACATCAAGACCTACGATGACGGCTTCGCCGGACCGGATATCGATAATCCGACCGATCCTAACCGCAATCTCTATTTCGACTTCGTTGAATTCACAGTGGATGCTACAGGCTATCATGGCAATACAACGCGTGTAGATGCTTTTGGCTTCCCGATTCAGCATCGGCTGGTCGCCTTGTCCGGCGGATATGACAAGACGGTAGGCGAGCTGGAGTCGGAGACCCGGGCCGGCCTGTTCACCAAATACCAGAATGAAGTGCCGTCCGCCTTCAAATCGCTGGCAACCGATCAGGCGCCATACCGGATTATTGCTCCAGTTCATGGATCATTCAAAGCCGGTGGAGCCAACGCGAATTACTTCGCAGGCTATTCCAGCTACAGCACCCAGGATATTCTGCGCAATGACGGTTCGCTGATCGATGCTGCCACTTCCGCTGCGATCAACCGCCATGTGTACACCTTAAGTAACTGGAACAATGTTGCGGATTACTACAAAGCGGCTCCTGCGAACTTCTACGCGAAATTCTGGCATGACCACAGCATCAGCGGACTGGCTTACGGCTTCCCGTATGATGATGTCAACGGCCAGGCAGCTTATCTGGAAGTCGGTAACCCTAAGGGCCTGATTATCCGCGTGGGCTGGTAA
- the thrS gene encoding threonine--tRNA ligase, which yields MEIQVQLPDGAIRRYSRNTTIAQVAESISVSLKKKAIAGKIDGRLVDLDCPVERDSLVEIIVEDSSDGLMIHRHSSAHLLAQAVKRIYGDRNVKLGIGPVIEDGFYYDIDIAQPLSSEDLAAIEQEMEKIIKENLPIQRRVVSREEAVELFAQLEEPLKLELIRDLPEAEVISLYEQGEFTDLCRGPHLASTGRIKAFKLLSVAGAYWRGNSDNQVLQRIYGTAFLSKAALEEHLLMLEEAKKRDHRKLGKELGLFMFSEEAPGMPFYLPKGMMIRTALEDFSRKLQRADGYEEVRSPLMMNRRLWEQSGHWDHYKDEMYFTKVDETDFALKPMNCPGHMLIYKNSLRSYRDLPIRIAEYGQVHRHEFSGALNGMMRVRTFCQDDAHLFVLPEQIEAEISRVLELIDRFYSIFGFEYKVELSTRPEDYMGSEELWDQAEQSLERVLKNNGIEFRVNEGDGAFYGPKIDFHILDALKRSWQCGTIQLDFQMPEKFDLTYIGEDNNKHRPVVIHRAVFGSIDRFMGILTEHYSGAFPLWLAPVQVKVLPVSAVHDGYAEEVRRQLALAGLRVEVDSRNEKLGYRIREAQLEKIPYMLVLGDQEQSGGTVSVRSRAEDALQSLSVEELVQRMQEQINGWK from the coding sequence ATGGAGATTCAAGTGCAGCTGCCGGATGGAGCAATTAGGAGGTATTCGCGTAACACCACGATTGCGCAGGTTGCGGAGTCCATTAGTGTCAGTCTGAAGAAGAAAGCCATAGCCGGCAAAATCGACGGCAGGCTCGTTGATCTCGACTGCCCGGTAGAACGGGACAGCCTCGTTGAAATCATTGTGGAAGACAGCAGTGACGGTCTGATGATTCACCGGCACAGCTCAGCCCATCTGTTGGCCCAGGCGGTCAAACGGATCTACGGGGACCGTAACGTCAAGCTGGGCATCGGACCGGTCATCGAGGACGGATTCTATTACGATATCGATATTGCCCAGCCGCTATCCTCCGAGGACCTTGCTGCCATTGAGCAGGAGATGGAGAAGATCATCAAGGAGAATCTCCCGATTCAGCGCCGGGTGGTCAGCCGTGAGGAAGCGGTGGAGCTATTCGCGCAACTGGAAGAACCGCTTAAGCTGGAGCTGATCCGGGATCTGCCGGAGGCTGAGGTTATCAGCCTGTACGAGCAGGGCGAATTCACTGACCTGTGCCGGGGGCCGCATCTGGCTTCGACTGGACGGATCAAAGCGTTCAAGCTGCTGAGTGTCGCCGGAGCTTACTGGCGCGGCAATTCGGACAATCAGGTGCTTCAGCGCATTTACGGTACTGCATTCCTAAGCAAGGCAGCGCTGGAGGAGCACCTGCTCATGCTGGAGGAAGCGAAGAAGCGGGATCACCGCAAGCTGGGCAAGGAGCTTGGACTGTTCATGTTCTCCGAGGAAGCACCGGGAATGCCGTTCTATCTGCCCAAAGGCATGATGATCCGTACAGCGCTGGAGGACTTCTCCCGCAAGCTGCAGCGTGCCGACGGATACGAGGAGGTCCGCTCCCCGCTGATGATGAACCGGCGGCTGTGGGAGCAATCCGGGCATTGGGATCATTACAAGGACGAGATGTATTTCACTAAGGTGGACGAAACAGATTTTGCGCTCAAGCCAATGAACTGCCCCGGACACATGCTGATTTACAAAAACAGCCTCCGCTCCTACCGGGACCTGCCGATCCGGATTGCCGAATACGGCCAGGTACACCGCCATGAGTTCTCCGGCGCGCTGAACGGGATGATGCGGGTCCGTACCTTCTGCCAGGATGACGCCCACCTGTTCGTGCTGCCGGAGCAGATTGAAGCCGAGATCTCGCGGGTGCTGGAGCTGATTGACCGTTTCTATTCCATCTTCGGCTTCGAATACAAGGTTGAGCTGTCTACTCGCCCGGAGGATTATATGGGTTCCGAAGAGCTGTGGGATCAGGCGGAGCAATCGCTGGAGCGAGTGCTGAAGAACAATGGCATCGAGTTCCGGGTGAATGAGGGAGATGGAGCTTTTTACGGGCCAAAGATTGATTTCCATATCCTCGATGCTCTGAAGCGGAGCTGGCAATGCGGCACGATTCAACTGGATTTCCAGATGCCGGAGAAGTTCGACCTGACTTACATCGGGGAAGATAACAACAAGCACCGTCCGGTCGTGATCCACCGCGCCGTATTCGGCTCGATTGACCGGTTCATGGGTATTCTTACAGAGCACTATAGCGGGGCATTTCCGTTGTGGCTGGCCCCCGTGCAGGTTAAGGTGCTGCCAGTCTCTGCCGTTCATGACGGTTATGCCGAAGAGGTTAGACGCCAGTTGGCGTTAGCCGGACTTCGGGTAGAGGTGGATTCGCGGAATGAGAAGCTGGGCTACAGAATCCGTGAAGCGCAGCTGGAGAAAATCCCTTATATGCTGGTGCTTGGAGATCAGGAGCAGAGTGGCGGGACAGTCTCGGTGAGAAGCCGTGCAGAGGATGCACTGCAATCGCTGAGTGTAGAAGAGCTTGTCCAGCGGATGCAGGAGCAGATCAACGGGTGGAAATAA
- a CDS encoding DUF6063 family protein: MSYSLEQVQMASRLFFDLLRRKVIPLDDPTAAECLQDTAAYDALQYVAKEAGCRVMNSGHRLHLLVSPIGSGFASNFTQLRNKYSRIERKTHLHIINVIILVFLAEMDQDEQHFKPGQDSMSYIQLSDQVSALFQAWIGMDDDGSFSKQWRLDIQAMHRIWTSLYMQTRSQEEGDSLTRGAGSRIGLIHEGMKLLEEEHLVFISENEKRIFPREELYERMRYLYHDVDRYKELKALVGRTLSGQEGEAHAAH, translated from the coding sequence ATGAGTTATTCGCTAGAGCAAGTGCAGATGGCTTCGCGGCTGTTCTTCGACCTGCTGCGCCGGAAGGTGATTCCGCTGGATGACCCCACTGCTGCTGAATGCCTGCAGGACACGGCGGCTTATGACGCCTTGCAGTATGTAGCCAAAGAAGCGGGCTGCCGGGTGATGAATTCCGGACATCGCCTGCACCTGCTGGTCAGTCCGATCGGCTCCGGGTTCGCCAGCAACTTCACCCAGCTGCGGAATAAATATTCGCGGATTGAACGGAAGACGCATCTGCATATCATTAACGTGATTATCCTGGTATTCCTGGCTGAGATGGATCAGGATGAGCAGCATTTCAAGCCCGGCCAGGACAGTATGTCATACATACAATTATCCGATCAGGTGTCGGCGCTGTTCCAGGCCTGGATCGGGATGGATGATGACGGCAGCTTCAGCAAGCAGTGGCGGCTGGATATCCAGGCCATGCACCGGATCTGGACCAGCCTCTATATGCAGACCCGGAGCCAGGAGGAAGGCGATTCGCTGACCCGGGGTGCCGGTTCACGCATCGGGCTGATCCATGAAGGGATGAAGCTGCTGGAGGAGGAGCATCTGGTGTTCATCTCCGAGAATGAGAAGCGGATTTTCCCCCGGGAAGAGCTGTACGAACGGATGCGTTATCTCTACCATGATGTGGACCGCTACAAAGAGCTGAAGGCGCTGGTCGGGCGCACACTCAGCGGACAGGAGGGGGAAGCCCATGCCGCGCATTGA
- the msrA gene encoding peptide-methionine (S)-S-oxide reductase MsrA, with translation MEQAMFAGGCFWCMVTPFEELPGIHGIVSGYAGGTVENPTYEQVKTGTTGHYEVVQITYDPELFPYEQLLALFWPQIDPTDDGGQFQDRGTQYRTAVFYYTEEQRLAALASREQVAASGRFEQPVVTEILPAPVFYPAEDYHQDYHKKNPKHYKEDREQSGRDTFITQYWHK, from the coding sequence ATGGAACAGGCAATGTTTGCCGGAGGCTGCTTCTGGTGCATGGTTACACCATTCGAGGAGCTTCCGGGTATTCACGGAATCGTATCGGGGTATGCCGGAGGAACGGTAGAGAATCCCACTTATGAGCAGGTTAAGACAGGAACCACCGGTCATTATGAAGTGGTTCAGATCACGTATGACCCGGAGCTGTTCCCTTATGAACAGCTGCTTGCGCTATTCTGGCCGCAGATTGATCCGACGGATGACGGCGGGCAGTTCCAGGACCGTGGCACGCAATACCGCACAGCGGTGTTCTATTATACGGAAGAGCAAAGGCTGGCGGCATTGGCCTCCCGCGAGCAGGTGGCGGCAAGCGGCCGGTTCGAGCAGCCGGTGGTGACGGAGATTCTGCCTGCGCCGGTATTCTATCCGGCAGAAGACTATCATCAGGATTACCATAAGAAGAATCCGAAGCACTATAAAGAGGACCGCGAGCAGTCCGGCCGCGATACGTTCATTACACAGTACTGGCACAAGTAG
- a CDS encoding Gfo/Idh/MocA family oxidoreductase, whose product MSRKDGMMYAPVHEAKPVVGPGEFVIAALALDHGHIYGMCNGLVEAGATLKWVYDPDPKKVESFLNTYPGVRAARSAEEILEDPEVRLVAAAAVPSERGPLGLRVMAHGKDYFTDKTPFTSLEQLADARLQVQQTRQKYMTYYSERLHVESAIYAGQLVQQGAIGRVIQVMGLGPHRLNAPSRPDWFFQRDKYGGILCDIGSHQIEQFLFYAGCRDAKVLHSKVANYNNPAYPELEDYGDATLVGDNGATQYFRVDWFTPSGLGTWGDGRTIILGTEGYIELRKYSDIGRSSSSDHVYWVNGESEHYEHVSGKVGFPFFGELILDCLQRTEKAMTQEHAFKAAELCLEAQRQALNLTPETLK is encoded by the coding sequence ATGAGCCGCAAGGATGGAATGATGTATGCTCCGGTTCACGAAGCGAAGCCGGTAGTGGGACCTGGAGAATTCGTCATCGCTGCTCTGGCACTGGACCATGGGCATATCTACGGGATGTGCAACGGGCTGGTAGAGGCTGGTGCCACGCTGAAGTGGGTGTATGATCCCGATCCCAAGAAGGTGGAGTCGTTCCTGAACACCTATCCGGGGGTCAGAGCGGCCCGCTCAGCCGAAGAGATTCTGGAAGATCCCGAGGTCCGGCTGGTGGCGGCTGCGGCCGTTCCTTCGGAACGGGGACCGCTCGGGCTGCGCGTTATGGCGCATGGGAAGGATTACTTCACAGACAAAACCCCGTTCACCTCGCTGGAGCAGCTGGCGGACGCCCGCCTGCAGGTGCAGCAGACCCGGCAGAAATACATGACCTATTACAGTGAAAGACTGCATGTTGAGAGCGCTATCTATGCCGGCCAATTGGTGCAGCAGGGGGCAATCGGCCGCGTCATTCAGGTGATGGGTCTGGGTCCTCACCGGCTTAATGCGCCAAGCCGGCCGGACTGGTTCTTCCAGCGCGACAAATACGGCGGCATTCTCTGCGACATCGGCAGCCATCAGATCGAGCAGTTCCTCTTCTATGCCGGCTGCCGGGATGCCAAGGTCCTGCACAGCAAGGTGGCTAACTACAATAACCCGGCGTACCCTGAGCTGGAGGATTATGGGGATGCTACGCTGGTTGGCGATAACGGGGCGACCCAGTATTTTCGCGTGGACTGGTTCACTCCTTCCGGCCTTGGAACCTGGGGTGACGGGCGGACCATCATTCTCGGCACCGAAGGCTATATCGAGCTGCGCAAATACAGCGACATCGGCCGTTCCTCCTCATCGGATCATGTCTATTGGGTGAACGGCGAGAGCGAGCACTATGAGCATGTGTCCGGCAAGGTCGGCTTCCCGTTCTTCGGTGAGCTGATCCTCGATTGCCTCCAGCGGACGGAGAAGGCCATGACCCAGGAGCATGCATTTAAGGCGGCGGAGCTGTGCCTGGAGGCGCAACGTCAAGCACTGAATCTGACCCCGGAAACACTTAAATAG
- a CDS encoding NUDIX pyrophosphatase, with product MATRVNVQGFVYCNHPTLQILVLKRTPQRGGYWQPVCGGVENGEAHTDAALREIAEETGITVIKSLTDLNYTFTYRETKNGVLMDMQDYCYAAEIGHPVGIDLSVEHEDYRWLSCAEAQEYLKWEHNLIALERLMQLLRN from the coding sequence ATGGCTACAAGAGTAAATGTACAAGGCTTTGTCTACTGTAATCACCCAACTCTGCAAATTCTGGTCCTGAAGCGCACCCCGCAGCGTGGAGGCTATTGGCAGCCGGTATGCGGAGGCGTGGAGAATGGCGAAGCGCACACAGACGCTGCCCTGCGGGAGATTGCAGAAGAGACAGGAATTACCGTGATTAAGTCTCTAACAGATCTGAACTATACCTTTACCTACAGAGAGACCAAGAATGGTGTGCTAATGGATATGCAGGACTATTGTTATGCTGCTGAAATCGGACATCCAGTGGGTATAGATTTGTCCGTTGAGCACGAAGACTACCGGTGGCTCTCCTGTGCTGAGGCACAGGAATATCTGAAATGGGAGCATAACCTGATCGCACTTGAACGGTTGATGCAGCTTCTGCGGAATTAA
- a CDS encoding Gfo/Idh/MocA family oxidoreductase, with product MNSTGAAIIGCGAIAPLHARAIASIEGARLVAVADIDPVQARQSAQDYGCEGLTDYRQLLERKDIDIVHLCTPHHLHAEMAMELLKAGKHVLTEKPMALDVPSARQMRAAAEHAAGQLGVVFQNRYNEPSVRMKEIIESGSLGKLLCMKGVVTWTRDADYYTGSSWRGRWATEGGGVLINQTIHTLDLLQWFGGGIASVKGSVTTDVLDEVIEVEDTAHACINFSSGARGLFYGTNAYQTNSPVELELVFELGTLQQRRESLYLWQDGQETVLCGPQGSSTGGKAYWGTGHSRLIQDFYAHIRDGRRFWIDGTEGIKTLELIAAIYQSSYSRKPVQQGKAPMASHGFSHLH from the coding sequence ATGAACAGCACTGGGGCAGCCATTATCGGCTGCGGAGCGATTGCACCGCTTCATGCCAGAGCGATTGCTTCCATAGAGGGTGCACGGCTGGTTGCCGTAGCGGACATTGATCCCGTTCAGGCCCGGCAGTCTGCACAGGATTACGGGTGTGAGGGATTGACAGATTACAGGCAGCTGCTGGAGCGGAAGGATATTGACATAGTGCATTTATGCACGCCGCACCACTTGCATGCGGAGATGGCAATGGAGCTGCTGAAGGCAGGCAAGCATGTGTTAACCGAGAAGCCGATGGCGCTGGATGTACCTTCCGCGCGGCAGATGCGGGCAGCAGCGGAGCATGCGGCGGGACAGCTTGGAGTTGTTTTTCAGAACCGATATAACGAACCTTCAGTGCGGATGAAGGAAATAATCGAATCCGGGAGCCTGGGCAAGCTGCTCTGCATGAAGGGAGTGGTCACCTGGACCCGCGATGCAGATTACTATACCGGCAGCAGCTGGAGAGGACGCTGGGCGACAGAAGGCGGAGGGGTGCTGATCAATCAGACCATTCACACCCTGGATCTGCTGCAATGGTTCGGCGGCGGGATTGCTTCGGTCAAGGGCAGTGTCACAACCGATGTGCTGGATGAGGTGATTGAGGTGGAGGACACCGCCCATGCGTGCATCAACTTCAGCAGCGGTGCCCGGGGACTGTTCTACGGGACCAATGCGTATCAGACCAATTCGCCTGTCGAGCTGGAGCTGGTGTTCGAGCTGGGCACACTCCAGCAGCGCCGGGAGAGTCTGTATCTGTGGCAGGACGGGCAGGAGACGGTGCTCTGCGGGCCGCAGGGCAGCAGCACAGGCGGCAAAGCCTACTGGGGAACCGGGCATTCGCGGTTGATTCAGGATTTCTATGCGCATATCCGGGACGGACGCAGGTTCTGGATTGACGGTACGGAGGGGATCAAAACTCTGGAGCTGATTGCAGCCATCTACCAGTCCTCGTACAGCCGGAAGCCTGTCCAGCAGGGAAAGGCTCCTATGGCCAGTCACGGGTTCAGCCACTTGCATTGA
- a CDS encoding Gfo/Idh/MocA family oxidoreductase, translating into MDKVRFGIIGVGGMGRTHAQSLLSDIKGAELAAVCDISPERLDWAEQHLPDHVQRFLSPEELFKSGTIDAVMIATPHYDHPPLAIEALGYGLHVLIEKPAGVYTKAVQEMNDAAAKSDRVFGIMYNQRTNPLYQKLRDLIKSGELGEIRRTNWIITNWYRSQSYYDSGGWRATWGGEGGGVLLNQDPHQLDLWQWTTGMMPKRVRAFCHFGKYRNIEVEDDVTAYVEYENGATGLFITTTGEAPGTNRFEITGDNGKIVIEDGKLTFYRLRTPEPQFNAEYTGGFGTPECWKCEIPVEAGSGEQHKGILRNFTNAILHGEALLAPGEEGIHGLTLSNAMYLSAWTDNWVNLPIDSELFYEKLMEQVKNSTFRKAPVSSKTLDVTGTH; encoded by the coding sequence ATGGATAAGGTACGATTCGGAATTATTGGTGTTGGAGGTATGGGGCGGACGCATGCACAGAGTCTGCTGAGTGATATTAAGGGAGCCGAACTGGCGGCGGTATGCGACATCAGCCCCGAACGGCTGGATTGGGCGGAGCAGCATTTGCCGGATCATGTGCAGCGCTTCCTGTCGCCGGAGGAGCTGTTCAAGTCCGGGACTATTGATGCAGTGATGATTGCCACCCCGCATTATGATCACCCGCCGCTGGCAATCGAAGCGCTGGGCTACGGGCTGCATGTACTGATTGAGAAGCCCGCAGGCGTGTATACGAAGGCAGTGCAGGAGATGAATGACGCTGCGGCGAAGTCTGACCGCGTCTTCGGCATTATGTATAATCAGCGGACCAATCCGCTCTATCAGAAGCTGAGAGATTTGATCAAGTCCGGGGAGCTGGGCGAGATCCGGCGCACGAACTGGATTATTACCAATTGGTACCGCTCTCAGAGCTACTATGATTCGGGCGGCTGGCGGGCGACCTGGGGCGGCGAAGGCGGCGGCGTGCTGCTGAATCAGGACCCGCACCAGCTTGATCTGTGGCAGTGGACCACCGGCATGATGCCGAAGCGGGTCCGGGCGTTCTGCCACTTCGGGAAGTACCGCAATATCGAGGTGGAGGATGATGTCACTGCTTACGTGGAATATGAGAACGGCGCAACCGGGCTGTTCATTACCACTACCGGCGAAGCTCCGGGGACTAACCGGTTCGAGATTACCGGAGATAACGGCAAGATTGTGATTGAAGACGGCAAGCTGACCTTCTACCGCCTCCGTACACCGGAGCCGCAGTTCAATGCTGAATACACCGGAGGGTTCGGCACACCGGAATGCTGGAAATGCGAGATACCGGTGGAGGCCGGGAGTGGAGAGCAGCACAAGGGGATTCTGCGCAACTTTACCAACGCCATTCTGCATGGGGAAGCGCTTCTGGCTCCGGGAGAAGAGGGCATTCACGGCCTAACCCTGTCCAATGCCATGTACTTGTCCGCCTGGACCGACAACTGGGTGAACCTGCCGATCGACAGCGAACTGTTCTATGAGAAGCTAATGGAGCAGGTCAAGAATTCTACATTCCGCAAAGCGCCCGTGAGCTCAAAAACCCTGGATGTCACTGGCACGCACTAG
- a CDS encoding GNAT family protein: MTAIDTGQLAGSVIRLEPLTAEHKPELTQVLNDPRIWEYTWRKISSEEQAAQLVDMALANQASGKDIPYVMVEQASGRIIGTTRMMHLDRTHRGAEIGCTWVAPAFWRTAVNTESKLLLLEYGFGVLNLIRVEFSIVSNNLRSQRAIERIGAVREGVLRKHRVTPDGTVLDNVVYSITDEEWPAVKARLQYLLNEKYK; this comes from the coding sequence TTGACAGCAATAGACACAGGACAGCTTGCGGGCAGCGTAATCCGGCTTGAGCCCCTGACGGCGGAGCATAAGCCGGAGCTTACGCAGGTGCTGAATGATCCGCGGATCTGGGAGTATACCTGGAGAAAGATCAGCTCCGAAGAACAGGCCGCACAGCTGGTGGATATGGCCCTGGCGAATCAGGCATCAGGCAAGGATATCCCCTATGTGATGGTAGAGCAGGCCTCCGGCCGAATCATAGGGACTACGCGGATGATGCATCTGGACCGTACGCACCGGGGCGCGGAGATCGGCTGTACCTGGGTTGCGCCGGCATTCTGGAGAACGGCGGTGAATACGGAATCGAAGCTGCTTTTGCTGGAATATGGCTTCGGTGTGCTGAATCTGATCCGGGTGGAATTCTCCATTGTCAGTAACAATCTGCGCTCGCAGCGGGCGATTGAGCGGATTGGCGCAGTCCGGGAAGGGGTGCTCCGCAAGCACCGTGTGACACCTGACGGTACAGTGCTGGACAATGTCGTATACAGTATAACCGATGAGGAGTGGCCTGCGGTGAAGGCCCGGCTGCAATATTTGCTGAATGAGAAATACAAATAG
- a CDS encoding sugar phosphate isomerase/epimerase, whose protein sequence is MDRSNIAAQMYTLREFTQTPEGLRESLRKVSSIGYQAVQISGIGKIDPQLVKQYADEFGLKICATHVPWDRLVNDLDALAAEHKLWDCKYVGLGSLPGEYQTSQEGYRTFTKLASGIARTLKEQHGLQFVYHNHDFEFEAFDGQTGIQVMLQESDPEAFGFELDLYWVQAGGGDPVEWIHKVEGRMKAVHFKDMAILNKKPVFAEIGEGNMNYGAIIEACRKTGIEWYIVEQDVCQRDPFESLEISLRYLHSRLEAEQ, encoded by the coding sequence ATGGATCGTTCAAATATTGCAGCCCAAATGTATACCTTGCGTGAATTTACCCAGACACCGGAGGGATTAAGAGAGAGTCTCCGGAAAGTCAGCAGCATCGGCTACCAGGCGGTGCAGATCTCGGGAATCGGTAAAATTGATCCTCAGCTGGTCAAGCAATATGCCGATGAGTTCGGCCTGAAGATCTGTGCGACCCATGTTCCCTGGGACCGGCTGGTGAATGATCTGGATGCGCTGGCAGCCGAGCATAAGCTGTGGGACTGTAAATATGTCGGTCTCGGCTCTCTGCCCGGGGAATACCAGACCAGCCAGGAGGGCTACCGCACCTTTACCAAGCTGGCTTCGGGCATTGCCCGGACCCTGAAGGAGCAGCATGGACTGCAATTTGTGTATCATAATCATGATTTTGAATTCGAAGCATTTGACGGTCAAACCGGGATTCAGGTGATGCTGCAGGAGAGTGATCCGGAGGCCTTCGGCTTCGAGCTGGATCTGTACTGGGTGCAGGCCGGCGGCGGCGACCCTGTGGAATGGATTCATAAGGTGGAAGGCCGGATGAAGGCGGTACACTTCAAGGATATGGCGATTCTGAACAAGAAGCCCGTATTCGCTGAGATCGGTGAAGGCAATATGAATTACGGGGCGATTATCGAAGCCTGCCGCAAGACCGGCATTGAGTGGTATATCGTAGAGCAGGATGTGTGCCAGCGTGATCCGTTCGAGAGCCTTGAGATTAGCCTCCGTTATCTGCACAGCAGACTGGAGGCGGAGCAATGA